Sequence from the Etheostoma cragini isolate CJK2018 unplaced genomic scaffold, CSU_Ecrag_1.0 ScbMSFa_4218, whole genome shotgun sequence genome:
tacatATTTCATAAAGTTCTTTGCTctaaaatctttaaattaagataaaaaaatacaaaactaaaatatttagtgGCTCTtaataattttgaatttttttaattaattaaaaaaacaagatgctaCCTGATTGGTCAGGTTGTCGTTCTTGAGTTCCCGGTGGGTGGAGTACTGGATGAAGATTGGCTGGTTCCTGACGGTGGGCGGGGCCACGGTGTAGTAGTTCACCATGGTAACGGCCGCTTCCTCCGACGCCATCTCTACAAACGCCTggccacacacattcatgttagCAGGTAGCTGCTAGGTGCTAGCAGATAGCTTCTatctgttagcagttagctgcTAGCAGTTACCTGCCAGCTGATGGCAGATAGCTTCTAGCTGGTATCTAGCttctagctgtt
This genomic interval carries:
- the LOC117941088 gene encoding polypyrimidine tract-binding protein 3-like is translated as MASEEAAVTMVNYYTVAPPTVRNQPIFIQYSTHRELKNDNLTNQASTAAVHSGNMAVGREGRGLAQGPVLRIIVENLFYPVTLEVLQQ